A window of Strigops habroptila isolate Jane chromosome 5, bStrHab1.2.pri, whole genome shotgun sequence contains these coding sequences:
- the LOC115608949 gene encoding heparan sulfate glucosamine 3-O-sulfotransferase 1-like yields MAFLLVSAYLLLTHAQGAPVENGALLETLKSQVGLFSNKSEHYSAQVRPPGTSRQIPQTIIIGVRKGGTRALLEMLDIHPNIVVAATEVHFFDWDENYVKGIDWYRSLMPFSYGNQITIEKTPGYFTSPQAPGRIHDMNSSIKLLLILRDPTERVISDYTQVYYNRVESHKPVQLFEDIVIKNGALNTKYKAIQRSLYDVHMEKWLKHFSLDQIHIVDGNTLIKDPLPELQKVERFLNLPSQIMSSNFYFNQTKGFYCIRSDGRERCLHESKGRPHPLVNSTVLEQLYSYFREHNAKFYRMVNHSFDWH; encoded by the coding sequence ATGGCCTTCCTACTGGTGTCAGCTTATCTTCTGCTGACTCATGCTCAGGGTGCTCCTGTTGAGAATGGGGCACTGTTGGAAACACTGAAGTCACAAGTAGGATTATTCAGCAATAAAAGTGAACACTATTCAGCACAGGTGAGACCTCCTGGCACAAGCCGACAAATACCTCAGACAATCATCATAGGAGTTCGTAAAGGAGGGACAAGGGCTTTGCTGGAAATGTTGGATATTCATCCTAATATTGTGGTGGCAGCTACAGAAGTCCACTTCTTTGACTGGGATGAAAATTATGTGAAAGGAATAGACTGGTATAGAAGTCTAATGCCATTTTCTTATGGAAATCAAATTACAATTGAGAAAACACCGGGCTATTTTACATCACCACAGGCTCCAGGAAGAATTCATGACATGAATAGCTCCATTAAACTGCTGCTCATTCTGAGAGATCCCACTGAGAGAGTTATATCTGACTATACCCAAGTATATTACAACAGAGTAGAAAGTCACAAGCCTGTTCAGCTTTTTGAAGATATTGTTATTAAGAATGGAGCACTTAATACCAAATACAAAGCTATTCAGAGAAGTCTATATGATGTTCATATGGAAAAGTGGCTTAAGCATTTCAGTTTGGATCAAATTCACATAGTGGATGGCAATACTTTAATCAAGGACCCTCTTCCTGAGTTACAGAAAGTTGAAAGATTTCTAAATCTTCCTTCCCAAATTATgtcttctaatttttattttaaccaaaCCAAGGGATTCTACTGCATTAGAAGTGACGGAAGGGAGAGATGTTTACATGAATCCAAAGGGCGTCCCCATCCTCTTGTTAACAGCACTGTTTTAGAGCAACTGTATTCTTACTTCAGAGAGCACAATGCAAAATTTTACAGGATGGTTAATCATTCCTTTGACTGGCATTAA